A stretch of DNA from Candidatus Poribacteria bacterium:
CATACGATCGCTCTTCCACCACGCTTCGCAGAGTCGCCACGCATCGAAGTTAGAGCAACCGATGTAACGGACTTTACCCTGCCTGACGCAATCATCCAACGCACGAAGCGATTCTTCAATCGATGTCAGCGCGTTCCAACGATGAAGGTAGTACAGATCAATCCGGTCTGTATCAAGCCGTCTGAGACTGTCCTCCACCGCCATCATGATGTGGTGACGACTCGTACCGGATCGGTTAAGTCCTTCCCCCATAGCACATCATCACGGCAAGCTTGGACTGCCTTGCCAACAATTCGTTCCGATTCGCCTGCGTTGTAGACATTTGCCGTGTCGATAAAATTGATTCCAGCATCTATTGCGCGTTCGATAATCTTGATTGAATCACTCTCATTCGTTGGGCTGCCAAACATCATCGCGCCAAGACAAAGTCGTGAAACTTGGACGCCAGAATTGCCTAAAATACTATATTCCATTCCTTGATACTCCTCTCGACAGTTTCAGGTATAGGTTATAAGATTGTAAGCCGGTGTTTTGTGCATTTTAGCACATAGGGTGGTTGAGCGCAAACGAAAAAGGATAGTACGACAATCCCTGTCAATTCTTGGATTTGGCACACCGTAAGCCGATATGGTAATATGCGCCTGATAGGGCGTGAGCGCGCGCAGCACAACGCAAATCGAATATTGAATCAAACCAGCTTCCACCACGAGCAACAAACGGTCCCTTTGGGGGAAGTGCTCGTTGATTCATATCATTTCTGCGATAACGCGGTAAATATCTATCCGCACACCATTCCGCCACGTTGCCTCCCATGTTGTAGAGGG
This window harbors:
- a CDS encoding aldo/keto reductase gives rise to the protein MEYSILGNSGVQVSRLCLGAMMFGSPTNESDSIKIIERAIDAGINFIDTANVYNAGESERIVGKAVQACRDDVLWGKDLTDPVRVVTTS